From the Cucumis sativus cultivar 9930 chromosome 5, Cucumber_9930_V3, whole genome shotgun sequence genome, the window cattattcttttttcaaaaataactttcttcttctctcacAAGAATTCAAATCACTCAATATTTTACATACTATATAGTTATTACAattcatatcaaaatttattaaatataacatGATACATTTGACATTTGAGGTGGATCACGTCAAACATAAAGCATATATTCTTTACACGGTACTAACACATTCATATCTCTCAATTTATATATTGCTAATTTTTgaactaaaaagaatatatcaaTCTTCATGTtgatttgtaaaaataatgtttttttttttaatcatcgAAAAGATatgcttaattaaattacattaaaaaaattatttctattttttaaacaaaataaattagagtcattttcaaaattatgagctgatatgatttgattaattttttatatttttttatttttgtcttttaaaaacATGCTTATATATGAAATAGTGAATTTATTTGTCTTGTAGTACTCTACTTCTTCAACACGTTTTTAAAACTCTaaccaaaacttttaaaattattatttgttttcgttttatgattattttaaaactttaacagtatattttcaacaaaattgaaacaattaacaaaaataaatgattggTAAATTGACTACAAAATGATTGgtgaataaatttaatatattgaaaaaagaaattaaaactattatatAAGTTAGATTAATACACATCACACATAGTTCCTAATTTTGACTTAAAAAAGGAATTGgatttataaaataacattctatatatttctaaGGTGCTATAGAAATGTGAAGTTAATTAATATGTTTTGGTGcatcataattaaaaagacGAAGATTTGGTTTAAGAAGTTAcaaaaattgcaaagaaatcaagggctaaaattttatttccaaataattaagactattatttacaaaatactcaTAAAcattctaataattttaatgttttttttttatataaatattcatagaattatctttttcaatatttcgTTTTTAAACTTCAACAAGTCCTACTCCATAATGATGAGATGCTTTGCtttgttgatttattatttatgttttaaattccATTGGTTATAATATtggaagttttatttttaaaacctcTAAACTCCATAACCCTTtggttataataatttaaatgatttgatttgaataattttgaaaaaaataaaacttttttttaatctcatttacaatgtaaaatatatatctatataatttttttaaatataacctagcaagtggcaaaaaaaaattcatattctatcaactttgctatattttaaaaatatttttaacaattttttttcatttacaacattttttttatatttaattaaaaagtaataatttaagaggattattgttttaaatgacaaaattattgaaaatatttataaataatacaattttatatttatatttaaaagcgTGGAGAATGATATGCATGaattctatattattttaaaaagaaaaaaaaaaagaagagaaattaaCGGATGATGgaagagaataaataattgaagtgATTGtgaaaaaaggtaaaaaggaatgaagaggTGAAGTGCAATGATATAGTTTGGGAAtggtaaaataaaaagcaatattattattaaggtTAAAGTCCTTAtatttttggtttcatttctctttagtccctacatttttaaatatccacatgaaattaagaaaatacaCACTAGTCAtctttctttaagaaaataataataaagagaaattaaactaaacaataattactaattttcaaatttatacaaataattaagtatatccatgttggaatttttaatttatttgataaatgaaCTTTATAGTTCCTATAGTTTGTTGATTGTTGCAAACAACCCCTATAGTTTATTCTCCattctttatgttttcatGTACATCGTTAACTTTTTTCTATTGAGGtaacatttgataaaatataattttacaaattcatCCATATCAATACTAACAAAAGGCAATTGATTGCaacaattaacaaaacttatattgatataaatgCTAAGATAGGAAATTAAATGTAGAGGTAGatgaattatattcaaattaaaagtgtaGGGATGTACTTGTAATAAACTGTATAATCCAAAAGTGGTTTACACAAATTATCTAAAAAGAGAATTAACATAAAGTAGAATagccaaaataatattttaacaaaaatcataaaagagaaaacaaaataataataataataatgaaaccCTATTATTAGTTGTTAATTTTTGGTTCACATACCCCTTTGATAGCTCAGTGGCTCCGACCCCATCATCCCTCCTTTTGCCTCTCCTTTGTCTTTCAAGGGTGGTTGCATTTCCAAAACcccccttttcctttttatctatttagagagagaaactccaaaaaatgaaaataaatagactttcttttttttctttttcagaaaGTGGTTGTTGTTTTAGGTGTGATTttcaaatagatttttaagGTCGAAAGTCATGGTTTCGATTGGGGCATTCCCCCCGATTGCACTAtacttttgtttgatttttatccCCTTTCTTCTAAAACTTTCATCATCTTAATTCAGTGAAACAACCACAACtcataaatttctttctttcttcttttctttttactgtCAGTTACATGTAGTAGTTATTTACGAGATACatagaattttaaatgatCGAATAATTGGAGAGTTACCAAATATATGGATTTTGTGTGTATAATTTTAGGTGGTTGGCTGTTCTTGAACCTAATACCCTCAATACCCTAAGTACACACTAGAGCTCTATCATacctaaaaaactaaaacccctttttcatcaatttcagGACCTTACcacctttcatttttctttttcttttctttttttttttcccttctctctctcccatTATAAATTATCATTGCTTCATTACACTTTACGCACAAACACTTTGCTCTTTCAAAAACCccactctctttttctctctttcttttaaacttcaaactcTACACTTTCCTTCTTCAAACATCTCTGTCTTTCTCGAGAGATTTtcgtctttgtttttgtttttatggcGGAACAGGATATGACTCTGTCCGTCAATGGCCACTCTCAAGTTCCTCCCGGCTTTCGTTTCCATCCCACCGAAGAAGAGCTTCTACATTATTACCTCAGGAAGAAAGTTGCCTTCCAAAAAATTGATCTTGATGTCATTCGTGATGTTGATCTTAACAAGCTTGAACCATGGGATATtcaaggtttttcttttctatctttggaatttctttgtttcttttcttctcattgtttggagttttctttttcgtgtttatatgttttttttttttttttttttggtagagAAATGCAAGATTGGATCCACCCCACAAAACGACTGGTACTTCTTTAGCCACAAAGACAAGAAGTATCCTACTGGAACTCGCACGAATCGTGCTACAGCGGCTGGATTTTGGAAGGCTACCGGACGAGATAAGATTATTTATACTGGATCCAAAAGAATTGGGTTGAGAAAAACTCTAGTCTTTTACAAAGGAAGAGCCCCTCATGGCCAAAAATCCGATTGGATCATGCACGAGTATCGGCTCGATGATAGTGATCGCGACATCAATGTAAGCTAGTCTCTTTGCAAATATTTCATACATCTGTAGGGATATTGTCTTTCACTTATAtgtttaaaaggaaaatatctTTTGTGCTTCTTCTGAAGATTTGTAACTCGATCGGAGAGTCACAACTAGCGGAGGACGGATGGGTTGTATGTCGAgttttcaaaaagaagaacTACCAAAAGAGCATAGATAGCCCAAAGACCTCCCCAACCTCCATGGATTCTGAGGTTCACTTACTAAACTCAAACAATGATGGAGTTCTGGATCAAATACTTCAATACATGGGAAGAACATGCAAGCTGGAAATGGAGTCATTTTCCAATAATATCAACAACAACAGCAACTCATCTTCAAGATTAATCCTCAGcccaaacaacaacaacacaGAAGATcatcaacaacaaacaatcgACAAATCATTCATGCATCTTCCAAGGCTAGACAGCCCCACAACAATCCCTTCAATAATCTCCCTCCATCAACTCGAAACGTCATCACCGTTCGATCACAACATCATCTTCAACCACGAGATGCTTTCAGTTTCAGAGACAACAACAGAGCCATCGCCTCGACCCGTCGTCAAGCTCGACAACTGGGTCGCCTTTGACCGACTTGTTGCTTCCCAACTAAATGGGCAGGACGAAAGATCAGCCATGGAGGACGATGAAGAcgaacaacaacaacaacaacaacaacatcatcatcatcatcatcatgaACAACAACACCACCATCATCATATGCAAGTTTCAAACCGAGTATTGGGATATGGGCATGAGAATGATATCTGGGGTTTCACTAAGTCATCGTCTTCCTCATCATTAGACCCACTTTCCCATTTGTCGGTTTAGTAGAAGCACACTCCAATACCAACCTCAAAATTTACAATCATACTTCAacaacatcatcatcatcttcttcttgtaCTATCACCTTccatatatatagatatatatatccttcttttaattagaccacttagtatatatatatatatatctatatctatattcACATATGTATTTGTAATAAGTTCTTCTTTCCTCTCTATATTAATACAGTTGCCAACTTTTTTCCCATCTTTTCCCATCTTTGGAAGATGGGTATGGAAGATTTTGTTAGGTGTAATTTGAAGGTAATTATggacttaaaaaaaattgtgaagaTTGAAGCATAATTAGGGTTGATAAAGTATTAAGagcaaaagattaaaaaaaaaaagaaagatggagTTTAGAGTCAATGGGAGAAATGATGTGGGGAAAGCTAATGGTCCAAAGCCGATTAATTCGTAACTAAATTGAAGAGTTTTGACAGATCAATCATAACGTCCCGTTGACTTTATTACCCAGACGGTAGGACCCAGGTTTCGGATACCGACAAATGATAAGCTGACGTGTATACTTTTCATTGGAACACTCTCATTCCTATGTTATGTACAGTTGGCGACAAAGTGTGCAGTTGTGGGCTCCATCGGAAGGTGTctaccaaaatattattattattattattatgaattttttgttattaaaataatagaaaaagaaaaaggcgaCTGCCTTTTGTGAAAATAAGATGAGATGAGAGACATCATGTACGAATTTGAAACTGATTGtgaaaccttttttcttttttacaaacaataatttctctatttcatcaaatatatattcttcctTTCATTTCATGGGATCGTTAATACATCATCTTAATcatctaaactaaaatttaacaaattcaatgtttgaatttctttttatttttacttttttgtgcTTCAAAGTTATTGATTGGAAAAGGGAACTATAATaatccatttttgtttttacccCTTCATCCCTtacatttctaaaatttcctaTAAATTATGTCCctacttttcatttcattattttagcTTTAACCATATTGATTCtcgtttaaaaaataattcacctatcttttatatatatacaaaaatgaagtttCATCAAGTTATGtatgattataattataagaaaagaagataagaACCATTAAGCTATCCTAATATTTACAACCAGTCAAACCCTAAATGCATTTCTTCTAAGCCTACAAAGAAAAACTCCACTTCACTTCTtcacaataatttattttctataattttgttatttgtctttcttttcatttttggttATCTATTCATAAAAAATGCTTTATACTATAATCATCAATTTCATCACTCTCCATACTTAGGTGTAGatatctaatatatttattattaaaacaaaaatatatacatatgtaatATGTATATGTTTGATTTCGTTGAAACgaaaaaaatcatatcaaGAGGTTTATGATAAAGATATCGTTGAGACAATCTTAGAAtgttcaaactttaaaatcaaacttacttataagattttgaaaaaattggtGAATAAAATAGATTATATGGTGGTTCGACTTTAAAATCTATATCAaactttcaaacaaatatgTGGGAGAACttttattaatacaaaaatgCAAGAACATGTTATAATACAACCTAGAAACAAGTGGTGtcacaaagaaaaatttgaaacttactTATAGCTTTAAAAACGTTTTTCTcccaaaaatttaataaagaaaaattaattgagaatTATCAAAGAATAGTGATCTATGATTATCATGGTATATTTTGATATGGACAAGGAATACATGATGGGACAACACACAAGGCAAAATCTAATACATTTAATACATTATTCTTTCTCATGCTTACATAATaatgtcatattttataaaatgattcCATTTCATTGAATTTAAGCATTTATTTCATCTCCAAAACTCCatataatcatatttaattctttttagtttaCGTTAGATGATATATAAATTCCTCTTTAATCAACTTAGTCTTTTATCAAAACTGAAGACTCCATGTTcaacttagtttttttttttatcaatcaGTAAATCATAACAAAAGACTCTGTATTAAACTTACCtcaatgagttttttttttttttttctctctctctctatattttgctaataatttttttcccatATTCATGACCATTCcttaaaaaacgaaaaactaaaaaatttccaagtttgatttatatataaaagaaaccaaaaattgCGGGATTTgcataaaagaatatatattgtttgaaaataattccATTTTAACACATATGGACTGCTCCAAAATAGatgaatataatattaaaggCTGTTGAGAATTAATCAATGATCAAGTTtggatatatttattttatatatatgtttgtaacTCAATTAGATCGTATTTATTGCTCACGTGGCATGGATAAATTAACATTATGTAAAGTAATAATTCTTTGGTGGGTACATCACATGTGTATcgtaattgaaataatatatatatatatatgtcacaTCATTGATtactagtttaatttaaattactcattattattatagacagtaaaatattattacatGTGCAAGCATGCggctttcttttttaaaaataaatataatactttaggacatatatttatatatattgaaaccACATTGGTGACGATTTCCAATATGGTGTTGCCATGTCATCATCAATGGATCACCACATCAAAGGTGGACCaaagaattacaaattttaatgaccaaaagttgaaaataattaaaatagtgaTCAGTACCAAAGATTTAATTAAGAGTAGGATGGatgaagtatatatatattttaggcAAAAAGTGTGTATATactatagttaattaatttagatataGATATTACGTAGCTACAAATAACACAATCATGATGTATTTGAGATCAAATGGGAGATAACCTAAAAAGGCTTTTAGAAAAAGTtgacatatattataataaaatactttgattttgttaactAGTGAACGTTCGTTAACTATATTGaaagattatttaaaattaaattttcaaattacagTAAGAATAACTATGTGTTAAGTTTGTGTAATTGTGTTATGAGCTATTTAAATGTAACTTAGTTTAGgcaaacttaattattattttagaattagtTGTTCGATTTTTTGCCTTTGTAAttgtttaactaattaaatttcgCCATAAAGTATAATAAGAATATTGGACGAATAGgattttgacaaattattataagagAGTACGAATTATTAGAAGAGAGTcgtttttaaagaaagttatTATGAAGTTTTAAACTTATACATttagtttcaaaacttttaatttttgatgGATTAAGTATATGCTTAGTTTAGATGATGCTTTTCTTATTAGGATcaaaaaagagttttttttttctttttctttttgtgacaataataatcttttaCATGATGAAAAATTTTTGGTTTGAGGTTTTTCTCAAAAGTTTTTCATGTTAATTTTTGCGTTccatttttattgatttcttttaatctcTTTGCTATTTTCTACTTACTGTTGCATTCGTAGAtgataggtttttttttttttcctacaaaACGATTTAGACATATTTCAGTCGTGTGCATGAAGACTTGCAATctagtttaaaaataatagttcaACAACCTTCCTTTTAGACATTAGGAAAGTTTAAAGataattcaattttgatgtttgtCCTTATATGGTGAATTTAATATGGATTGGTGGGACTTACTCTTATACCTTAGTACTTATATGTGTATTTATGAGAATAATTTAGTGTTCTTAATTTGGGTGCTGCATATTCGACACTGCTAACTGATCTTCCCACTATCTTCTGTTGGAATTGGACTTCATATTCAAACCTAACTTTCTCATACAAACTCATATCCTAAAGCCGCACAATGATTTTACACACTATTTAACATATCTCATCTCCATTAGTGAAGCTACTTAATGAGGTCATTGTTCCAAAGTTGAAGACACACAAGAATTTGATCAGACACactaatcttttttaagtGGCTTCTCGTAAACCTACTTCCACTATACTTTATTTGTAGTGGTGGTTGGTCATCTCATATACAAGGATATAATAGAAAGATCAGTGtggtaaaaaagaatatgattGGGCTAACTTAGCTTTTTTTATACAATGTTCAAACCCTAAATCAATGTAACTAACCTCAACTAGTAAAATGTGGTAGCAACTCACTTTCCACCTTTTCTAACTTTCAATTGTATTTCAAAAAGAATCATggattttaattcaaatttcctTTGATGCTTTAAC encodes:
- the LOC101206531 gene encoding NAC domain-containing protein 12, with protein sequence MAEQDMTLSVNGHSQVPPGFRFHPTEEELLHYYLRKKVAFQKIDLDVIRDVDLNKLEPWDIQEKCKIGSTPQNDWYFFSHKDKKYPTGTRTNRATAAGFWKATGRDKIIYTGSKRIGLRKTLVFYKGRAPHGQKSDWIMHEYRLDDSDRDINICNSIGESQLAEDGWVVCRVFKKKNYQKSIDSPKTSPTSMDSEVHLLNSNNDGVLDQILQYMGRTCKLEMESFSNNINNNSNSSSRLILSPNNNNTEDHQQQTIDKSFMHLPRLDSPTTIPSIISLHQLETSSPFDHNIIFNHEMLSVSETTTEPSPRPVVKLDNWVAFDRLVASQLNGQDERSAMEDDEDEQQQQQQQHHHHHHHEQQHHHHHMQVSNRVLGYGHENDIWGFTKSSSSSSLDPLSHLSV